The Lutibacter profundi genome includes a region encoding these proteins:
- a CDS encoding DHH family phosphoesterase → MNVDEIKEIKELLSTPKKVVIVPHKNPDGDAVGASLAVYLYLLKKGHQVTVVSPNDYPDFLKWLPKSKEVYKFDMQNRQSKRAIDEASIIFLLDFNALHRIGSDMQHYLEQFSGDFIMIDHHQQPDDVAKYLYSDTSICSTCQMVYHFLEKLDDLDKIDTDISTCLYTGIMTDTGSFRFPSTTSTTHKIIANLIDKGADNAKIHNNVYDTNSYGRLQLLGRALSNLVVIDKLKTAYITLTQQDLDEFNYQKGDTEGVVNYALSLKEIIFAVIFIEDIDQKIIKISLRSKGKFSVNKFAREHFDGGGHDNAAGGKSLISLDATVSKFLSILPNYKNELLSSYEE, encoded by the coding sequence ATGAATGTAGATGAAATAAAGGAAATAAAAGAACTACTTTCTACACCCAAAAAAGTAGTTATTGTACCACATAAAAACCCTGATGGAGACGCTGTAGGAGCAAGTTTAGCAGTATACCTTTATCTATTAAAAAAAGGACACCAAGTTACTGTTGTAAGCCCCAATGACTATCCAGATTTTTTGAAGTGGTTACCAAAATCAAAAGAGGTATATAAATTTGATATGCAAAATAGGCAGTCAAAAAGAGCTATTGATGAGGCATCAATAATTTTTTTATTAGATTTTAATGCCTTACACAGAATTGGCAGTGATATGCAGCATTATTTAGAACAATTTTCAGGAGATTTTATAATGATTGATCATCATCAACAACCAGATGACGTTGCAAAGTATTTGTATTCAGATACTTCAATCTGTTCAACTTGTCAAATGGTGTACCATTTTTTAGAGAAATTAGATGATTTAGATAAAATTGACACTGATATTTCAACGTGTTTATATACGGGTATTATGACTGATACAGGCTCTTTCAGGTTTCCATCTACAACAAGTACTACTCATAAAATTATAGCAAATTTAATTGATAAAGGAGCAGATAATGCAAAAATTCACAACAATGTTTACGATACAAATTCCTATGGTAGATTACAGCTTTTAGGGAGGGCTTTAAGTAATTTGGTAGTTATTGATAAACTAAAAACGGCTTATATTACGTTAACTCAACAAGATTTAGATGAATTTAATTATCAAAAAGGAGATACCGAAGGAGTTGTAAATTATGCACTTTCACTTAAAGAAATTATTTTTGCAGTTATTTTTATTGAAGATATAGACCAGAAAATTATTAAAATTTCATTGCGGTCAAAAGGTAAGTTTTCTGTTAATAAATTTGCAAGAGAACATTTTGATGGAGGAGGACATGATAATGCAGCAGGAGGGAAATCACTCATTTCTTTAGATGCAACGGTCTCAAAATTTTTGAGTATACTTCCTAATTATAAAAATGAATTATTAAGCTCTTATGAAGAATAA
- the gldI gene encoding gliding motility-associated peptidyl-prolyl isomerase GldI, protein MKNKVVIYILVFTLFSCANSIPRKPIVRKTTSLMKESVSFNKSLNKLEENKFKEIIKNDSLNSYNASSSGFWYKFNNKNSASYLPQRGDNLVYTYEVYDINNNIIYSKDEIGEQTYVVDKQEIIEGLRNGLKLMREGDNVTFLFPSHKVFGYLGDQKKIGINQPLIYKVQLNKINKQNESN, encoded by the coding sequence ATGAAGAATAAAGTTGTAATTTATATTCTTGTTTTCACCTTGTTTTCTTGTGCGAATTCAATACCTAGAAAACCCATAGTAAGAAAAACTACTTCACTAATGAAGGAGTCAGTTTCATTCAATAAATCTTTAAATAAACTTGAAGAAAATAAGTTTAAAGAGATAATTAAAAATGATTCATTAAATAGTTACAATGCTTCATCAAGTGGTTTTTGGTATAAATTTAACAATAAGAATTCAGCAAGTTATTTACCTCAGAGAGGTGATAATTTGGTTTATACCTATGAAGTTTATGATATAAATAATAACATTATTTACTCTAAAGATGAAATAGGAGAACAAACATATGTTGTAGATAAGCAAGAAATAATAGAAGGTCTTAGAAATGGATTGAAATTGATGAGAGAAGGTGATAATGTAACTTTTTTATTTCCATCTCATAAAGTTTTTGGATATTTGGGAGATCAAAAAAAAATAGGCATAAATCAGCCTTTAATATATAAAGTTCAATTAAATAAAATAAATAAGCAAAATGAAAGTAATTAA
- a CDS encoding FKBP-type peptidyl-prolyl cis-trans isomerase: MKVIKFLVIITLVSTVLSCNSKGVTKKSLKNDIDTVSYALGMDIAKKLKVNFSEVDKDLFMQGVISGIDSTDILINPEKIEVIIRSFFQKKQAEVRKKKQEEALKKVEAEFGDAKKAGEKFLEENKSKKGVNVTESGLQYIILKEGKGDKPSATSSVKVHYKGMLVDGTVFDSSLDKGMPATFAVNRVIKGWTEGLQLMSVGSKYKFFIPQELAYGAFPRNGGKIPPFAPLVFEVELLEIVK; the protein is encoded by the coding sequence ATGAAAGTAATTAAGTTTTTAGTAATTATTACGCTAGTTTCAACAGTTTTATCGTGTAATAGTAAAGGAGTTACAAAAAAATCGTTAAAAAATGATATCGATACCGTGAGTTATGCCTTAGGAATGGATATAGCTAAAAAGCTAAAAGTAAATTTCTCAGAAGTAGATAAAGACCTATTTATGCAAGGAGTTATAAGTGGTATTGATTCTACAGATATTTTAATAAACCCAGAGAAGATAGAAGTGATTATAAGATCATTTTTTCAAAAAAAACAAGCTGAAGTTAGAAAGAAAAAACAAGAAGAAGCATTGAAAAAAGTGGAAGCTGAGTTTGGTGATGCAAAAAAAGCAGGTGAAAAGTTTTTAGAAGAAAATAAATCGAAAAAAGGAGTTAATGTTACAGAAAGTGGGCTGCAATATATTATTTTAAAAGAAGGAAAAGGAGATAAACCAAGCGCAACTTCAAGTGTGAAAGTACACTATAAAGGAATGCTTGTAGATGGAACCGTGTTTGATAGTTCGTTAGATAAAGGGATGCCTGCTACATTTGCGGTAAACAGAGTAATTAAAGGGTGGACAGAAGGACTTCAATTAATGAGTGTTGGTTCTAAGTATAAATTTTTTATTCCTCAGGAATTGGCTTATGGTGCTTTTCCGCGCAACGGCGGTAAAATACCACCATTTGCGCCGCTAGTTTTTGAAGTAGAATTATTGGAAATTGTAAAATAG
- a CDS encoding peptidylprolyl isomerase, which produces MKTVKFFIPIFLVLIASCKPTKYADLADGLYANMETNKGDILLKLEFEKTPITVANFVSLAEGTNKQLPDSLKGKPYYNGITFHRVIKDFMIQGGDPTGTGEGDPGYKFKDEFPKNNKGELLLKHDKSGVLSMANSGSDTNGSQFFITHKATPWLDGKHTVFGSVIKGQNVVDSIVQNDTIINVDIIKIGKAARKFNAKKVFSSFYKNYAEEQIKKQQKIKNAIDNTLALIDENIAKATELPSGLKMTIIETKNGEKPKKGVDVKVNYAGYFTDGRLFDTSYKEVAKAYQVYDHIRDDKGGYASFRTIYNSEARLIPGFREGLLKMRIGDKAMLFIPSHLAYGTQGAGDVIPPNTDLVFVIELVKVVSNKQ; this is translated from the coding sequence ATGAAAACAGTTAAATTTTTTATTCCTATTTTTTTAGTACTTATTGCATCTTGTAAACCAACTAAGTATGCTGATTTAGCTGATGGTTTGTATGCGAATATGGAAACAAATAAAGGCGATATTTTATTAAAACTAGAATTTGAAAAAACACCAATAACAGTTGCTAATTTTGTTTCCTTAGCAGAAGGAACTAATAAACAGTTACCAGATTCATTAAAAGGGAAACCATATTATAATGGTATTACTTTTCATAGAGTTATAAAAGACTTTATGATTCAAGGTGGTGACCCAACAGGTACAGGTGAAGGAGATCCAGGCTATAAGTTTAAAGATGAATTCCCTAAAAACAATAAAGGGGAATTATTGTTGAAACACGATAAATCAGGCGTTTTATCAATGGCTAACTCAGGTTCAGATACAAATGGAAGTCAATTTTTCATCACACATAAAGCAACTCCTTGGTTAGATGGCAAGCATACTGTTTTTGGCAGTGTTATCAAAGGGCAAAATGTAGTAGATTCAATTGTTCAAAATGATACTATAATAAATGTAGATATTATAAAAATAGGAAAAGCTGCACGAAAGTTTAATGCAAAAAAAGTATTTTCAAGTTTTTATAAAAATTATGCTGAGGAGCAAATTAAAAAACAGCAAAAAATTAAAAATGCGATAGATAATACCTTAGCATTAATTGATGAAAATATAGCAAAAGCAACTGAACTTCCTTCAGGGTTGAAAATGACCATTATTGAAACTAAAAATGGAGAAAAACCTAAAAAAGGTGTTGATGTAAAAGTAAATTATGCGGGTTATTTTACGGATGGTAGATTGTTTGACACTAGTTATAAAGAGGTAGCAAAAGCATATCAAGTATATGATCATATACGTGATGATAAAGGTGGTTACGCCTCGTTTAGAACAATTTATAATTCTGAAGCTAGATTGATTCCCGGATTTAGAGAAGGATTATTAAAAATGAGAATAGGAGATAAAGCTATGTTATTTATCCCTTCACATTTGGCTTATGGAACACAAGGAGCAGGAGATGTTATACCTCCAAATACCGATTTAGTTTTTGTAATAGAATTGGTAAAGGTAGTTTCCAATAAACAATAA
- a CDS encoding phosphatase PAP2 family protein, which yields MLETLLNKDIELLIYLNNLGSVQWDGFWLFVTNKFSAIPLYLLLLYLGYKQYGIKKIVIAVLFIVLLITFSDQTSNLFKYGFKRLRPCHNENISNLIRFVGNRCGGLYSYFSGHATNSMAIAVFFGFLLKNKYNYLFSILIFWALLVAYSRIYVGVHFPLDVFTGILFGLLYGLLFYKLFNLFLKKFMK from the coding sequence ATGTTAGAAACACTTTTGAATAAAGACATAGAGCTACTAATCTATTTAAATAATTTAGGTTCAGTACAATGGGATGGGTTTTGGTTATTTGTTACAAATAAATTTAGCGCCATTCCATTGTATTTATTGTTACTTTATCTTGGGTACAAACAATACGGTATCAAAAAAATAGTGATAGCAGTACTTTTTATTGTTTTGCTAATTACTTTTTCTGATCAAACAAGTAATCTTTTTAAATATGGTTTCAAAAGGTTACGTCCGTGCCACAATGAAAATATTTCTAATTTAATAAGATTTGTTGGAAATAGATGTGGAGGTTTATATTCTTACTTTTCAGGACATGCAACAAACTCAATGGCAATTGCAGTGTTTTTTGGTTTCCTATTAAAAAATAAATACAACTATTTATTTTCTATATTAATTTTTTGGGCTTTACTGGTTGCTTATAGTAGAATTTATGTTGGTGTTCATTTCCCATTAGATGTTTTTACAGGAATTCTTTTTGGTCTTCTATATGGTCTTCTATTTTACAAACTCTTTAATTTATTTTTAAAAAAGTTTATGAAGTAA
- a CDS encoding ArnT family glycosyltransferase has protein sequence MIKTIEKYPIASLSIVVLLMLLVHLNVPNVTIMEARNFITAREMVHDNNWILTTMNGEARYQKPPLPTWITAISGLIFGMDNLFALRLPAAIMVLFLGVFGYFLSLKLELSKKQSLQNGFILVTSFYIIAIINEAPWDIFTHGFMLAGVYYIFQFFEEEKVSWEKALIAAIFVGLSFLSKGPVSIYAILLPFLISYGITYKFKKLKTKIAPLISFVILFIIIGGWWFIYVRLADSKAFLEIAGKETANWSSYNVKPFYYYWSFFIQSGLWAIPAFISLLYPYLRNRVENNKVYKFTFWWTIIAVILLSLIPEKKPRYLVPVLIPLALNTGFYIQYLITNFSKMKRKIEIYPVYFNFLLIALLGLILPFALYFFLNEAIQQHWVSYVLTSISIFLIGLLIIKKLFQQKIKSVFYLTILFMVTIFTFGLPISKSLTKNKAFNSIHKLHKLERSYNIKAYVIGEITPELLWDYNGILKNVYKNEKLKIPNENQFGLLLMNKDIKLILAQLENDYNTKLIETYNLNVGSKSKERLIRQFYLISKK, from the coding sequence ATGATAAAAACCATTGAAAAATATCCAATAGCATCTTTATCAATTGTTGTTTTATTGATGCTATTAGTGCATTTAAATGTTCCAAACGTAACCATTATGGAAGCTCGCAATTTTATCACTGCACGTGAAATGGTACATGATAACAACTGGATTTTAACTACAATGAATGGTGAAGCACGTTACCAAAAACCCCCATTACCAACCTGGATTACAGCAATTTCAGGTTTGATTTTTGGAATGGATAATCTATTCGCTTTACGATTACCTGCAGCAATTATGGTGTTATTTTTAGGTGTTTTTGGTTATTTTTTATCGTTAAAACTTGAGCTATCAAAAAAACAGAGTCTTCAAAATGGTTTTATTTTAGTTACTTCATTTTATATTATTGCTATTATTAACGAGGCTCCTTGGGATATTTTTACACACGGATTTATGTTAGCTGGCGTATATTATATATTTCAATTTTTTGAAGAAGAAAAAGTAAGCTGGGAAAAAGCTTTAATTGCTGCTATTTTTGTTGGCTTATCATTTTTAAGTAAAGGGCCTGTTTCAATTTATGCAATTTTATTACCTTTTTTAATCTCTTATGGTATAACCTATAAATTTAAAAAATTGAAAACCAAAATTGCTCCGCTAATTAGCTTTGTAATTTTATTTATAATTATTGGTGGTTGGTGGTTTATATACGTTCGCTTAGCAGATTCTAAGGCGTTTTTAGAAATTGCAGGTAAAGAAACCGCAAATTGGAGTAGTTACAATGTAAAACCTTTTTATTACTACTGGAGCTTTTTTATTCAATCTGGTTTATGGGCAATTCCAGCTTTTATAAGTTTGTTATATCCTTATTTAAGGAATCGTGTTGAAAATAACAAAGTATATAAATTCACATTTTGGTGGACTATAATTGCTGTAATTTTACTTTCACTAATTCCAGAAAAAAAACCTCGCTATTTAGTTCCTGTATTAATTCCATTAGCCTTAAATACTGGTTTTTACATACAATATTTAATTACTAATTTTTCTAAAATGAAGCGTAAAATTGAAATTTACCCGGTTTATTTTAATTTCTTACTCATCGCATTATTAGGTCTAATTTTACCATTTGCACTTTATTTTTTTCTTAATGAAGCTATTCAACAACACTGGGTAAGTTATGTCTTAACATCAATATCTATCTTTTTAATAGGGCTTCTAATTATTAAAAAATTATTTCAACAAAAGATAAAGTCTGTATTTTATTTAACCATTTTATTTATGGTTACCATTTTTACCTTTGGATTACCTATTTCAAAAAGTTTAACTAAAAATAAAGCCTTTAATTCAATTCATAAACTTCATAAACTTGAAAGGAGCTACAACATTAAAGCGTATGTAATAGGTGAAATTACTCCTGAATTATTATGGGATTATAATGGTATTTTAAAAAATGTTTATAAAAATGAAAAGTTGAAAATCCCTAATGAAAATCAATTTGGATTACTTTTAATGAATAAGGACATTAAACTAATTTTAGCTCAATTAGAAAATGATTACAACACTAAACTTATTGAAACATATAATTTGAACGTAGGAAGCAAAAGCAAAGAACGTTTAATTCGACAGTTTTATTTAATCTCAAAAAAATAG
- a CDS encoding ArnT family glycosyltransferase: MDKTEARYANIARIMAETNNWITPQIDYGVPFWAKPPLSTWLSAISFELFGVNEFAARLPYLLLSILMVLLIGKYAKRKGLDFFIPGVILLTIPEFLIHAGVVSTDTALAFCVTLVMISFWEGINNKQKIWKYLFFVGIGLGLLAKGPIIIILTGPPIFIWLVVFKEFKNLWKFFPWILGILITAIIAIPWYYLAEQKTPGFIDYFIVGEHFKRFLDSSWKGDKYGFPKSQPLGMIWIFLVLFALPWIQITIRKLWKNKTVIFKNKWVTFLLFWLLWTPLFFTVSKSLIHPYILPVMVPIALLITHWWKTILHRKKIIIGSLFFPFIALLFYIGLTISDKKEFYINTDKYLIENTADNNIPIYHWQNKSYSGQFYTKGNMKTIENTHKLKEAFKTKNPFLIIIPTKKIKNIDNQEMSLLKKIDSNYKKGIYIFKK, from the coding sequence ACGCTAATATTGCTAGAATTATGGCTGAAACTAACAATTGGATTACACCACAAATAGATTATGGTGTTCCCTTTTGGGCAAAGCCTCCTCTTTCAACTTGGTTATCTGCAATAAGCTTTGAACTATTTGGTGTTAATGAGTTTGCTGCTAGATTACCTTATCTACTTTTAAGCATTTTAATGGTGCTTCTTATAGGTAAATACGCTAAACGAAAAGGGTTAGATTTCTTTATTCCAGGGGTAATACTCTTAACAATTCCTGAGTTTTTAATTCATGCTGGTGTTGTTTCAACAGATACTGCCTTAGCATTTTGTGTTACGCTAGTTATGATTTCTTTTTGGGAAGGAATCAACAACAAACAAAAAATTTGGAAATATTTGTTTTTTGTAGGTATAGGTTTAGGTTTACTTGCAAAAGGTCCTATTATAATTATTTTAACAGGGCCTCCTATTTTTATTTGGCTTGTTGTTTTTAAAGAATTTAAAAACTTATGGAAATTCTTTCCATGGATTTTAGGAATACTAATAACAGCAATAATTGCGATTCCTTGGTATTATTTGGCAGAACAAAAAACACCTGGTTTTATAGATTACTTTATTGTTGGAGAACATTTTAAAAGGTTTTTAGACTCTAGTTGGAAAGGTGATAAATATGGTTTCCCTAAATCTCAACCACTTGGAATGATTTGGATATTTTTAGTATTGTTTGCACTTCCTTGGATTCAAATAACAATTCGTAAATTATGGAAAAATAAAACCGTTATATTTAAAAATAAATGGGTTACATTTTTACTTTTTTGGCTACTATGGACTCCTCTATTTTTTACAGTTTCAAAAAGTTTAATTCACCCTTATATTTTACCTGTAATGGTGCCTATTGCTTTGCTAATAACACATTGGTGGAAAACTATTTTACATAGAAAAAAAATTATTATTGGGAGTTTGTTTTTTCCATTTATTGCCTTGTTATTTTATATTGGATTAACTATTAGTGACAAAAAAGAGTTTTACATAAACACTGATAAATACCTAATTGAAAATACCGCAGATAATAATATTCCTATTTATCATTGGCAAAATAAAAGTTATTCTGGACAGTTTTATACAAAAGGTAACATGAAAACTATTGAGAATACTCATAAATTAAAAGAAGCTTTTAAAACCAAAAACCCATTTTTAATTATTATTCCAACTAAAAAAATTAAAAATATTGATAACCAAGAAATGAGTTTATTAAAAAAAATAGACTCTAATTACAAAAAAGGTATTTATATCTTCAAAAAATAA